Within Sporosarcina sp. PTS2304, the genomic segment GGACCTTCACTAAGCGAAGAAATGGACAACTTACGGCTGATCAAAGAACAAGGCACAGCATATATATTTGCAGTAGGATCGGCGAATAAAGCGCTGATCGCCAACGATATACATCCTGACGCCGTATTTACTTATGATCCACAAGCGCACAACTATGCCGTCTTCCAACCGATTATGGACGAGAAGATCACCACCATTCCGATGGTCTACGGAACGAGTGTAGGATTCGAGACAATCCAACTGTATCCCGGCCCGAAGCTTCACTTCGTCACAAGTCAAGACACAATTACGCAGCAGTTCCACGAAACCGAACTGCCCGTCATCAGCGACGCCTATTCCATAGCTATTGTGACTATGGAACTGCTCCACCAACTGCAAGTAAAAACGATCATACTAGTAGGGCAGAACTTCGCTTTCAAAAATGATTTGTTTTACGCAAAAGAAATTAAACGTTACGACAAAGACACTCGAGAACTGTCGGATGCGAGCGTGCAAAAAAAGGATACAGAAGGCGCGTTCTATGTACAAGACGTCTACGGTAACGACATTTTGACAAACGACGGCTTCAACAATATGCGCAAAGCAATGGAAAAGCAAATTGCCAAGCATCCAGCCATACCTGTCATCAATACGACGAGAGGCGGAGCAGCGATTAACGGTACGACATTCCAGTCGCTAGCGGAAGTCATGAAGCAACGACTAATCGAAAAAGTGACAGAAGACGACTGGTACACGAAAGGGAGCAGTCTCCCAGCAACGAAAAAGACGGAAGACCAAATCCGCGAACTGCGTAAAAGTATAGCAGACTACCGCAAGCAAGACGTTGCTCTTTTCGCGCACTTCAAAGAAGTAGAGCAGGTGATCGACAGCCTGAACATGAACCAACTACAGAAGCGATTCGAAAAGACCGACGAACTAGTACGCAAACTGACATCAAACAAACTATACGACCTAGCGATCCGTCCGATCACCCGAAATACTTTGGAAACGCTAATGGCCGAAGTCGAACTGTTGCGTAAGATGGAGATTTCCAAAGAAAAGCTAGTCATCATCCTAAATTTATTTGCTGAATACTTCAACCGCTGTCGCATAGTCTATCGAGAAATTGCACCTATTACTCAAACGACGATCCGATCGATTATACTTCACACAAGCGATAAAAAAGAATACATCGCAACAAGTGGTGTATTTCAATATGAAGGACAATGGGAAAAGCAATTCCCCCCAGTCGACATTATGCCGGACGGGTTAACAGAAGAAGAAAAGCAAGTGTGGTACGAAAAAAAGGCACTGCTCGACAGAATCGAACAACCAGTCAGTTCAGTACGGACGAAAGAAAAGAATGCTTCCTTTACATTCAAGATGACAGGAACTTCGCTCAGAATATATGGTACGAACCATTCGGAAACCAACTTAAAACTACGTGTGTCAGTCGATCATAGAATTCTGAATGTAACTGTTCGGGAGCGGGTGGATGAAGAACTGTTTGGGACTGGATCTCGGCAATTAGTAGTTAAAATCGAAAAATTACCGGACGTAATGCATGAAATCAAAATAGAAGTTCTTTCCGACCATCCAGACTTTTTAGTAGAAGCAATAGAAATTGATAAAACCGCGCGCGCCTATCATATTCATGAAGTCGAAACAGTAGACGAGCTCGCAATCGGCAAGCGTATTAGATGTAATTACAAAGCCACCTATAATACAGTGGGGGAGTTTTCTAGCTTAGGTAAGGAAAGTAAGAATTTTTTGCCTGTTGAAGCATCTGCTGAGCCGGATGGGGATTTTTATTTTATTATGGTGGATGAAGTTGATGGGGAGAAGAAGTTGATTGCGGATCGGAATGTGCAGAATTATATTTCATGGGTGACTATCGAATCATCCCTTGAAAAGATAGAGATTGAAGAAATAGTTTTAGCTTTTAGAACATTAATTGATAGTGAAAATCCAAGTGATAATCTAAGCGAATGGAACAAGTACATTGTGAATGCAACTACTTCTTCGTTATTGAATTGGAATTACTATTCTTCCTCCTCGTGGACTATGACAAAAAAAATAAATGATAAAAACTTTAATGTTTCAAGAGGTGGCGGGATTTTAAATAACTACCTAGTGAATCAATATAATCAAATAGACACAGTTATTAAGCAAAGAGGATTTAGACCTGTAATTATAAAGAATTAGTATA encodes:
- a CDS encoding motility associated factor glycosyltransferase family protein, producing the protein MVSMKVEVLESKSGLPTLQVEQEGKKIFIHSKYDPIKEARQIIERNKEQIEQHQHIFFYGVGLGYHLQAFIEQYPEKLVSAYEPIAELATVCNSLTDRTAFDAERLRHLFIEQEPTDRETHLRTLSNHLTQKVALIILPSYERFLKEDILAFLAEYKEIIEEKQITRGANTVFSKRWTVNALLNVPSTFETPNFLLEHARTFCDKPVLLVAAGPSLSEEMDNLRLIKEQGTAYIFAVGSANKALIANDIHPDAVFTYDPQAHNYAVFQPIMDEKITTIPMVYGTSVGFETIQLYPGPKLHFVTSQDTITQQFHETELPVISDAYSIAIVTMELLHQLQVKTIILVGQNFAFKNDLFYAKEIKRYDKDTRELSDASVQKKDTEGAFYVQDVYGNDILTNDGFNNMRKAMEKQIAKHPAIPVINTTRGGAAINGTTFQSLAEVMKQRLIEKVTEDDWYTKGSSLPATKKTEDQIRELRKSIADYRKQDVALFAHFKEVEQVIDSLNMNQLQKRFEKTDELVRKLTSNKLYDLAIRPITRNTLETLMAEVELLRKMEISKEKLVIILNLFAEYFNRCRIVYREIAPITQTTIRSIILHTSDKKEYIATSGVFQYEGQWEKQFPPVDIMPDGLTEEEKQVWYEKKALLDRIEQPVSSVRTKEKNASFTFKMTGTSLRIYGTNHSETNLKLRVSVDHRILNVTVRERVDEELFGTGSRQLVVKIEKLPDVMHEIKIEVLSDHPDFLVEAIEIDKTARAYHIHEVETVDELAIGKRIRCNYKATYNTVGEFSSLGKESKNFLPVEASAEPDGDFYFIMVDEVDGEKKLIADRNVQNYISWVTIESSLEKIEIEEIVLAFRTLIDSENPSDNLSEWNKYIVNATTSSLLNWNYYSSSSWTMTKKINDKNFNVSRGGGILNNYLVNQYNQIDTVIKQRGFRPVIIKN